A stretch of Amycolatopsis balhimycina FH 1894 DNA encodes these proteins:
- a CDS encoding acyl-CoA dehydrogenase family protein, with protein MSGDLRAEIRSVVGAMLNGRNPEEGFDRPLWKDLAGAGFHLLGVPEEAGGSDGGLRELAAVVDLLAFHAAAVPVAESAFLAGWLLSRAGLAVPEGLTVASLDEARGASRLSGRVRAPWGRHADHLVTLARGDDTVLVVLVPAAGLPIECAENLAGEPRDTLVLDGVTATQTAAAPPDVDGQALRRRGALARSIQLAGAARAVLESARRHVGEREQFGRPLARFQAVQQHLASLAAETVAMQVSADAAVLAVEAGDPAADVAVAAAKATTSASAHVVAAIGHQLHGALGYSREHHLGAATTRLWAWREEFGNESRWQDELAVGGGDAWWSLVTGGSR; from the coding sequence GTGAGCGGCGACCTGCGCGCGGAAATCCGCTCGGTCGTCGGCGCGATGCTGAACGGCCGCAACCCCGAGGAGGGGTTCGACCGTCCGCTGTGGAAGGACCTGGCCGGCGCCGGATTTCACCTGCTGGGCGTGCCCGAGGAAGCGGGCGGCAGCGATGGCGGGCTGCGGGAACTCGCCGCGGTGGTGGATCTGCTCGCCTTCCACGCCGCAGCGGTACCGGTCGCGGAGTCGGCTTTTCTGGCCGGCTGGCTGTTGTCGCGGGCCGGACTCGCGGTGCCCGAGGGCCTCACGGTCGCCTCCCTCGACGAAGCCCGGGGCGCGTCTCGGCTGTCCGGCCGGGTGCGGGCACCGTGGGGCCGGCACGCGGACCACTTGGTGACCTTGGCTCGGGGCGATGACACGGTCCTGGTCGTCTTGGTGCCGGCTGCTGGGCTGCCGATCGAGTGCGCCGAGAACCTGGCCGGTGAGCCGAGGGACACGCTCGTGCTCGACGGTGTCACGGCGACGCAAACCGCGGCGGCTCCGCCCGACGTCGATGGGCAGGCGCTTCGGCGACGGGGTGCGCTGGCCAGGTCGATCCAGCTTGCGGGCGCGGCGCGGGCGGTGCTCGAATCGGCCCGTCGCCACGTCGGCGAGCGGGAGCAGTTCGGCCGTCCGCTGGCGCGGTTCCAGGCGGTGCAGCAGCACTTGGCCTCGCTCGCCGCCGAGACCGTCGCCATGCAGGTCAGTGCGGACGCCGCGGTGCTCGCGGTCGAAGCCGGCGACCCGGCGGCGGACGTGGCCGTCGCGGCGGCCAAGGCGACGACGTCGGCGAGCGCCCACGTCGTCGCCGCGATCGGCCACCAGCTGCACGGCGCCCTCGGCTACTCGCGGGAACACCACCTCGGTGCGGCGACGACCCGGTTGTGGGCGTGGCGCGAGGAATTCGGGAACGAGAGCCGATGGCAGGACGAGCTCGCGGTGGGCGGGGGAGACGCGTGGTGGTCCCTGGTGACGGGCGGTTCGCGGTGA
- a CDS encoding acyl-CoA dehydrogenase family protein has translation MTIDLSAHRLDPAANTLRTEVWEFLAAQRTAGAFEPRCDAWMTAADPAFSRLLGERGWLGMTLPRQYGGHERSPLDRFVVTEELLAAGAPVAAHWIADRQMAPSILRHGTEEQRRRYLPAIARGECFFAIGMSEPDAGSDLAAVRTRARPVGDGWELTGTKLWTTGAHFAHAMVVLARTDGTPEDRHAGLSQFIVDMPADGVAIRPIVTIDGEHHFNEVVFDGAVVPDSSLLGERGAGWRQVTAELANERSGPERLLSTVPLLRAWADVVRETGDPVAARELGRLTARAWTLRQLSLSIAAALAGGRSPDVAAALVKDIGSRFEGDVVETVRRMAGLEPRRGAPGLAGLLAEGILHSPAFTLRGGTNEILRSVVARGLGVR, from the coding sequence GTGACCATCGACCTCTCCGCGCACCGTCTGGACCCGGCGGCGAACACCCTGCGGACCGAGGTGTGGGAGTTCCTCGCGGCCCAGCGGACGGCCGGGGCGTTCGAGCCAAGGTGCGACGCCTGGATGACGGCGGCGGACCCGGCGTTCAGCAGGCTGCTCGGCGAGCGCGGCTGGCTGGGCATGACCTTGCCGCGTCAGTACGGCGGTCACGAGCGGTCGCCTTTGGACCGGTTCGTCGTCACCGAGGAACTCCTCGCGGCGGGTGCTCCGGTCGCCGCGCACTGGATCGCCGATCGTCAGATGGCGCCGTCGATCCTGCGCCACGGCACCGAAGAGCAGCGGCGACGCTACCTGCCGGCGATCGCCCGCGGTGAGTGCTTCTTCGCCATCGGGATGAGCGAACCCGACGCGGGGTCGGATCTGGCCGCGGTCCGGACGCGAGCCCGGCCGGTCGGCGACGGCTGGGAGCTCACCGGTACGAAGCTGTGGACGACCGGAGCCCACTTCGCGCACGCGATGGTGGTGCTGGCGCGCACCGACGGCACGCCGGAAGACCGGCACGCGGGGCTGTCGCAGTTCATCGTGGACATGCCGGCCGACGGCGTGGCGATCCGGCCGATCGTGACCATCGACGGCGAGCACCACTTCAACGAGGTGGTCTTCGACGGTGCCGTGGTGCCGGACAGCAGCTTGCTCGGCGAGCGGGGCGCGGGCTGGCGGCAGGTCACCGCCGAGCTGGCGAACGAGCGGTCCGGCCCGGAACGGCTGCTCAGCACGGTCCCGCTGCTGCGGGCCTGGGCCGACGTGGTTCGCGAAACGGGTGATCCAGTCGCGGCCCGGGAACTGGGAAGACTGACGGCCCGGGCGTGGACGCTGCGGCAGCTCTCGCTGTCGATAGCGGCTGCGCTGGCCGGCGGGCGTTCCCCGGACGTCGCGGCCGCATTGGTCAAGGACATCGGTTCCCGCTTCGAAGGAGATGTGGTGGAAACCGTGCGGCGCATGGCCGGCCTCGAACCGCGGCGAGGGGCACCCGGACTGGCTGGGCTGCTCGCCGAAGGGATCCTGCATTCCCCGGCGTTCACCCTGCGCGGCGGGACGAACGAAATCCTGCGCTCGGTCGTGGCGCGTGGGCTGGGGGTCCGGTGA
- a CDS encoding SDR family NAD(P)-dependent oxidoreductase gives MFDLSGRTALVTGAGQNAGAGIARALAAQGAAVVVNDLVADRAKTVSDEITAAGGRAVPIAFDVTDADAVREGVGQVCTELGRHIDILVHNAGIPADFGQGQFRTLDPARWRAPVEINLFGAMNCLTAVIGDMCDAGWGRIVQISSGSARTGSDQGLSLYGAAKSGVEGFIRHISQEVGPFGVTANTLALGLQTNAGGPATDAIAARIATRRLGTPEDVGAAVVYLASAEASWMTGQTLNLNGGSVTT, from the coding sequence ATGTTCGATCTGTCAGGCCGTACCGCGCTCGTGACGGGCGCCGGCCAGAACGCCGGTGCGGGCATCGCGCGGGCGTTGGCCGCACAGGGCGCCGCCGTGGTGGTGAACGACCTCGTGGCCGATCGGGCCAAGACCGTAAGCGACGAGATCACCGCCGCCGGCGGGCGTGCCGTCCCGATCGCCTTCGACGTCACCGACGCGGACGCGGTACGGGAGGGTGTCGGCCAGGTTTGTACGGAACTCGGGCGGCACATCGACATTCTCGTGCACAACGCGGGGATCCCCGCCGACTTCGGGCAGGGGCAGTTCCGCACCCTCGACCCGGCCCGGTGGCGAGCGCCGGTGGAGATCAACCTGTTCGGCGCGATGAACTGCCTGACGGCCGTCATCGGCGACATGTGCGACGCCGGCTGGGGGCGGATCGTGCAGATCTCCTCGGGATCGGCGCGCACGGGCTCCGATCAGGGCCTGTCGCTCTACGGTGCGGCGAAGAGCGGGGTCGAGGGCTTCATCCGGCACATCTCCCAGGAGGTCGGGCCCTTCGGCGTCACCGCCAACACCCTTGCGCTCGGCTTGCAGACCAACGCCGGCGGGCCCGCCACCGACGCCATCGCCGCGCGGATCGCCACCCGGCGGCTCGGCACGCCGGAGGACGTCGGTGCCGCGGTCGTCTACCTCGCGTCGGCTGAGGCGTCTTGGATGACCGGGCAAACGTTGAACCTCAACGGCGGCAGCGTCACCACTTAG
- a CDS encoding VOC family protein, translated as MSSFAFTKIVVDDLDAQAAFYSTVLGQVSKHRFTGGEGHQAFEEIVMGSAAGDGPSLLLIRYVDGSSQPGEAVFGFAVADVEETVRAARAAGGSVRSEPKSLPEAGVKVAELADPEGHLLEIVQQL; from the coding sequence GTGTCGTCCTTCGCATTCACCAAGATCGTCGTCGATGACCTCGACGCGCAAGCCGCCTTCTACTCGACCGTGCTCGGGCAGGTGTCCAAACACCGGTTCACCGGTGGTGAGGGTCATCAGGCGTTCGAAGAGATCGTCATGGGCTCCGCGGCCGGTGACGGACCGTCCCTGCTGCTGATCCGCTACGTCGACGGGAGCTCGCAGCCAGGGGAGGCCGTGTTCGGGTTCGCCGTCGCCGATGTGGAGGAGACGGTCCGCGCGGCACGAGCTGCAGGCGGCTCGGTGCGGTCCGAGCCGAAGTCCCTGCCCGAGGCCGGGGTGAAGGTCGCCGAGCTGGCTGATCCGGAAGGGCACCTGCTCGAAATCGTCCAGCAGCTGTGA
- a CDS encoding beta-glucosidase family protein, whose amino-acid sequence MDASAMTPSQRANDLLSRMSTREKTQQLSAVMPHMLLGREGLSSPAMEHHLGLGIGHISGVAGFSSPSEIAQRVNGIQRYLVEHTRLGIPAIVHNEALNGFVAAGYTSFPTAIALAATWDPEGVEDMARIIRRQMRSVGVLQALSPVLDVARDARWGRVHETYGEDPYLVSALGVAYVQGLQGNNLLEGVIATAKHFLGYALTEAGQNQAVTHLGSRELYDVYAAPFEAAVRLAGLESVMNSYSEIDGVPVGASRAILTDLLRGRLGFDGTVVADYSAVEWLHTRQRVASSPQDAGILALEAGVDIELPSVVSFGPVLEEAVAAGRVQREVLDDAVRRVLISKAKLGLFENPYVTEEPIVLRAISSEGRDLSRRLADESVTLLKNDGILPIASGTKRIAVIGPHADSAIVNFAAYTHPAHLDMVKALMTGQSTMAGIESMAEIPAELKEQMAAEAAKLAALDTDALVRHEHDTADLAQAVREAMPQADVQVVRGVGVLEDDPQDIESAVAAAREADLVVLAIGGRAGWFAHRITEGEATDAADISLSRPQVELVRAVAATGTPCVGVVYQGRPYGLADVDDLLSALVIAYYPGPYGPRAIASVLAGLTNPSGKLPYTLPRATGQVPIYAGQKHGSGYRRGHVEQYRGYMDLPTTPLYCFGHGLSYTSFEYGDLKPSRAQVTGDDHLTMTLTVSNTGQRAGTEVVQLYASVTAPRLTRPAQQLIGFARVDLAPQAAASVTFDVAMAQLGYSGVDGRFVLEPGPVDFVAGSSSEDLRSRTRIEVTGDPVDLEGRRAFLSSVTVAEAELQDAQG is encoded by the coding sequence ATGGACGCCAGTGCAATGACGCCGAGCCAACGAGCGAATGACCTGTTGTCCCGGATGAGCACGCGCGAGAAGACGCAGCAGCTGTCCGCCGTGATGCCGCACATGCTGCTTGGCCGGGAGGGACTCAGCTCTCCGGCCATGGAGCATCACCTCGGACTCGGGATCGGCCATATCTCCGGCGTCGCGGGCTTCTCCTCGCCTTCCGAGATCGCTCAAAGGGTCAATGGGATCCAACGCTACCTCGTCGAGCACACCCGGCTCGGGATTCCGGCCATCGTGCACAACGAGGCACTCAACGGGTTCGTGGCTGCCGGTTACACATCCTTCCCGACCGCCATCGCCCTTGCCGCGACATGGGATCCCGAAGGCGTGGAGGACATGGCACGGATCATCCGACGCCAGATGCGATCAGTGGGTGTACTCCAAGCATTGTCTCCCGTACTCGACGTCGCACGGGACGCCCGATGGGGCAGGGTGCACGAAACGTACGGAGAAGACCCCTATCTCGTTTCGGCACTCGGGGTCGCCTACGTGCAGGGCCTGCAGGGAAACAACCTGCTCGAAGGCGTCATCGCGACTGCGAAGCACTTTCTGGGGTACGCCTTGACCGAGGCCGGTCAGAACCAGGCGGTCACTCATCTGGGCAGCCGCGAACTGTACGACGTCTATGCGGCCCCGTTCGAGGCGGCAGTGCGTCTGGCGGGTCTGGAGAGCGTCATGAATTCCTACTCGGAGATCGACGGCGTCCCGGTGGGGGCGAGCCGGGCGATTCTGACCGACCTCCTACGCGGCCGCCTTGGTTTCGATGGCACCGTGGTCGCCGACTACAGCGCTGTCGAATGGCTACATACGCGTCAGAGGGTCGCATCTTCTCCGCAGGACGCGGGCATCCTCGCCCTGGAGGCCGGAGTGGACATCGAACTGCCCTCAGTGGTCAGTTTCGGTCCGGTCCTGGAAGAAGCTGTGGCGGCCGGGCGCGTACAACGCGAGGTCCTTGATGACGCTGTGCGCCGAGTCCTCATCTCGAAGGCGAAGCTGGGACTGTTCGAAAATCCCTATGTCACTGAGGAACCTATCGTCCTGCGCGCCATCTCCAGCGAGGGACGGGACCTCTCACGCCGGCTCGCCGACGAGTCCGTCACCCTTCTGAAGAATGACGGAATCCTGCCGATAGCGAGCGGCACGAAGCGCATCGCCGTGATCGGTCCGCACGCCGACTCGGCGATCGTCAACTTCGCGGCATACACACACCCGGCACACCTCGACATGGTCAAGGCCCTGATGACCGGCCAATCGACGATGGCAGGCATCGAATCCATGGCCGAAATTCCAGCTGAGCTCAAGGAGCAGATGGCAGCAGAGGCTGCGAAGCTGGCCGCCCTGGACACCGACGCGCTGGTGCGACATGAGCACGATACGGCCGATCTTGCCCAGGCTGTCCGAGAGGCGATGCCGCAAGCCGATGTGCAGGTGGTCCGAGGCGTGGGTGTTCTGGAAGACGACCCACAGGACATCGAATCGGCGGTGGCTGCGGCGCGGGAGGCCGATCTCGTGGTTCTCGCGATCGGTGGTCGCGCAGGATGGTTCGCTCACCGAATCACCGAGGGTGAAGCCACCGACGCCGCCGACATCAGCCTGTCCCGGCCTCAGGTCGAACTCGTGCGAGCCGTTGCCGCCACCGGTACGCCCTGTGTCGGTGTGGTCTACCAGGGACGCCCGTACGGCTTGGCCGACGTGGACGACCTGTTGAGCGCACTGGTGATCGCCTACTACCCCGGCCCGTACGGCCCCCGCGCGATCGCCTCGGTTCTCGCCGGGCTGACCAACCCGAGCGGGAAGCTTCCCTACACCCTTCCGCGCGCCACCGGCCAGGTACCCATTTATGCGGGGCAAAAACACGGCAGCGGATACCGGCGTGGGCATGTCGAGCAATACCGGGGCTACATGGACCTTCCGACCACTCCCCTCTATTGCTTCGGGCACGGCCTGAGCTACACGTCCTTCGAGTACGGCGACCTGAAGCCCAGCCGAGCGCAGGTAACCGGTGACGACCATTTGACCATGACGCTGACGGTGTCGAACACCGGGCAGCGGGCGGGAACAGAAGTCGTGCAACTCTACGCGTCGGTCACCGCACCCCGGCTCACCCGCCCGGCACAACAGCTCATCGGGTTCGCCCGGGTCGACCTTGCGCCCCAGGCCGCCGCCTCGGTCACCTTCGACGTGGCAATGGCTCAGCTCGGCTACTCGGGCGTGGATGGAAGGTTCGTACTCGAGCCGGGTCCAGTGGATTTCGTCGCCGGAAGCAGCTCCGAGGATCTGCGCAGTCGCACCCGAATCGAGGTCACCGGGGACCCGGTCGACCTCGAAGGGCGGCGCGCATTCCTGTCTTCCGTGACCGTCGCCGAGGCGGAGTTGCAGGATGCACAAGGCTGA
- a CDS encoding glycoside hydrolase family 2 TIM barrel-domain containing protein, with protein MKIDVRTLGLAHLHTVEHTVRVHAVGSAHDVPIGARVIAPTMPLSSSDRSQRPPQVLPEDFMDLLSIQAASAPVPPEFRAIANGMSTAIQGPSTAPGSAVLDLDGLEVAPWTAEIPHLESVRVELIDPAGRVVDAAEYRVGFRRVEIVGRDLLVNRQRVLIQGVNRHDADPRTGRVISRQRMREELSLLKRFNVNAIRTSHYPNDPYLLDLCDEFGFYVVDEADVEGHAFASTIADDPRYLGPIVERVKRMVLRDRNHPSIITWSLGNETGYGAAHDAAAAWVRRVDPTRPVQYEGAVAADWHAGHAASDILCPMYPSFAALEAYARDPRADRPFITCEYAYSQGNSTGGLAHYWELFETLPGLQGGFIWEFTDHALDPDGDGRYRYGGDFGDFPNDGPTLLNGVVFADLTPKPALYEARGIFSPIRLVSDATDALAGLVRVRNRRSFADLSDLVLTARVDTRSGPVALTELTAQITAGSEQSIRLPDEVVRALHDPHALALTITVVLGHDTPWGPAGTELSAHQVVLPRVPALDARATRGGKPALVTEEGALSHPLLMTPPKLLLWRALTDNDASFALDNRFVRSGFFRLVPADVIIATANEAADVEIVYHTAFGDTVVHRSTITALDEGDYLIDEQVALPEGTRDGLRVGVQFTLDEGFASAEWTGLGPWENYPDRKASALLARWSAQVDELATPYIKPQENGTRGGIDELMVTGSAGRVEIASSAPMSATITRHQIGDLERTAHWWELPQSQLTHVVLDIAHRGVGTAMLGADTHPTHRLTGDTYTWQWRLKLTASSKRTRS; from the coding sequence GTGAAGATCGACGTGCGCACTCTGGGGCTTGCGCACCTGCACACGGTCGAGCACACCGTGCGAGTACACGCGGTGGGTAGCGCCCACGATGTTCCGATCGGTGCGCGCGTGATCGCGCCGACGATGCCGTTGTCGAGCAGTGATCGGTCGCAGCGGCCGCCGCAGGTGCTGCCGGAGGACTTCATGGACCTCCTCAGCATCCAGGCTGCGTCCGCACCGGTGCCCCCGGAGTTTCGGGCGATCGCAAACGGCATGTCCACAGCGATCCAGGGCCCATCGACGGCCCCTGGTTCCGCGGTGCTCGACCTCGACGGCCTCGAGGTGGCCCCGTGGACAGCGGAGATCCCACATCTCGAAAGCGTGCGCGTAGAACTGATCGACCCGGCGGGCAGGGTTGTGGATGCCGCCGAGTACCGCGTCGGGTTCCGCCGCGTCGAGATCGTAGGCCGCGACCTGCTGGTCAACAGGCAGCGCGTGCTCATCCAGGGCGTGAACCGCCACGATGCCGACCCGCGGACGGGACGTGTCATCTCTCGGCAGCGGATGCGGGAGGAGCTGTCGCTGCTGAAGCGGTTCAACGTCAACGCGATTCGCACCTCGCACTACCCCAATGACCCGTACCTGCTGGACCTGTGCGACGAGTTCGGGTTCTACGTCGTCGACGAGGCCGACGTCGAAGGGCACGCATTCGCGTCCACGATCGCCGACGACCCCCGTTACCTCGGGCCGATTGTTGAGCGAGTGAAGCGGATGGTGCTCCGCGACCGCAACCACCCGAGCATCATCACCTGGTCGCTCGGCAACGAGACCGGGTATGGGGCCGCCCACGATGCCGCTGCCGCGTGGGTGCGGCGGGTCGACCCGACCCGGCCCGTGCAGTACGAGGGCGCGGTCGCCGCAGACTGGCACGCCGGCCACGCCGCCTCCGACATCCTCTGCCCGATGTACCCCTCGTTCGCCGCATTGGAGGCGTACGCGCGTGATCCCCGTGCAGACCGCCCGTTCATCACCTGTGAGTACGCATATTCGCAGGGCAACTCCACCGGAGGCCTCGCGCACTACTGGGAGTTGTTCGAGACACTGCCTGGGCTGCAGGGCGGGTTCATCTGGGAATTCACCGACCACGCGCTCGACCCCGACGGGGACGGCCGCTACCGATATGGCGGTGACTTCGGCGATTTTCCGAACGACGGCCCCACTCTGCTGAACGGTGTCGTGTTCGCCGACCTGACCCCGAAGCCCGCGCTCTACGAGGCCCGCGGGATCTTCAGCCCGATCCGCCTCGTCTCGGACGCCACGGACGCACTCGCAGGCCTCGTGCGGGTCCGTAACCGCCGGTCCTTCGCCGACCTCTCCGACCTGGTACTCACCGCCCGCGTCGACACTCGCTCCGGGCCTGTCGCCCTGACCGAGCTGACGGCGCAGATCACCGCCGGGAGCGAACAGAGCATACGGCTGCCGGACGAGGTCGTGCGGGCACTGCACGATCCCCACGCACTCGCGTTGACGATCACGGTCGTGCTGGGCCACGACACACCGTGGGGCCCAGCCGGCACCGAACTGTCCGCGCACCAAGTCGTTCTGCCACGCGTGCCTGCCCTCGACGCCCGGGCAACCCGCGGCGGCAAGCCTGCCCTCGTCACGGAGGAGGGCGCACTGAGCCATCCGCTGCTGATGACGCCGCCGAAGCTGTTGTTGTGGCGGGCGCTGACCGACAACGACGCCTCATTCGCATTGGACAACCGGTTCGTGCGCTCAGGGTTCTTCCGGCTCGTGCCGGCCGACGTGATCATTGCCACTGCCAACGAAGCCGCTGACGTGGAGATCGTCTACCACACCGCGTTCGGCGACACCGTCGTGCACCGGTCGACGATCACGGCTCTGGACGAAGGCGACTACTTGATCGACGAGCAGGTCGCTCTGCCCGAAGGCACCCGAGACGGTCTGCGCGTCGGGGTGCAGTTCACCCTCGACGAGGGCTTCGCGTCCGCGGAGTGGACGGGCCTCGGCCCCTGGGAGAACTATCCCGACCGAAAGGCCTCTGCCCTCCTCGCACGATGGTCCGCGCAAGTGGACGAGCTCGCCACGCCGTACATCAAACCTCAGGAAAATGGAACCCGCGGAGGCATCGACGAACTGATGGTCACAGGATCCGCCGGCCGGGTCGAGATCGCCTCCTCGGCGCCGATGTCGGCGACGATCACGCGGCACCAAATAGGCGACCTCGAGCGGACCGCGCATTGGTGGGAACTGCCTCAGTCACAGCTGACCCACGTCGTCCTGGACATCGCCCACCGCGGCGTCGGCACGGCCATGCTCGGCGCCGACACCCATCCCACGCACCGTCTCACCGGCGACACCTACACCTGGCAGTGGCGCCTGAAGCTGACAGCCTCCTCGAAGCGAACGCGTTCATGA
- a CDS encoding FAD/NAD(P)-binding protein has translation MRLSDRFPRVVIVGAGLGGTATAVRLLQFAREPVQVVLIERHPGYRSAGVAYHRAGNHWQHVFNIQAGRMSMFREDVDDFVDWANSEADRAGWPAEWSGFRFTESGPAPRRIYADYLADRLAQAAREAADGVSLVEADGEVVDVEAAAGGHCVVVDRFCLPGGDAEPGRVTLRADHVVIATGLEERDLPFAAEVVNHPAFVRRPYSEAGVARILGTGPDATVVIIGTLLTAYDVAALLLRRGHRGKIAMISRSGRMLRTYPPDHRHRVLDLPAPRLHREGYEGRQNLLLRVVAEWERACAIVAREHPDVPPSVVSERVSKSWEPHLPGVLARIPSADLRGLLDQYGTLLATLRVGAVAYTTEIVDAAIDGGGPITLVTGKVDRIAGTEAGTLMVSVAGASSPQTLEADLVISNFGREPDYGRTGSALWAALLRKKIAVRHRRTGRGVEVDGSGALLGPSGVPSGPVSVIGGPREGDEIVRNGRVGAFTFNLAAIKNHSVGVAATVLRRLESCYDEHAGNLAAILIEDPGAREAFAASVMLEVRRMTARGGLDREALVDRLEVSLKSVRDAASGGELPWPDRALRAAVNTTATRKLNDLSVTPRELRGLLGLDEPLEASTSD, from the coding sequence ATGCGGCTCTCGGACCGGTTTCCCCGGGTGGTCATCGTCGGAGCGGGTCTGGGAGGCACTGCCACCGCGGTCCGGCTGCTCCAGTTCGCGCGAGAACCCGTGCAGGTGGTGCTGATCGAGCGGCACCCCGGGTACCGCAGCGCGGGCGTGGCCTACCACCGGGCCGGAAACCACTGGCAGCACGTCTTCAACATCCAGGCGGGCCGGATGTCGATGTTCCGTGAGGACGTCGACGATTTCGTGGACTGGGCGAACAGCGAGGCCGACCGGGCCGGCTGGCCCGCGGAGTGGAGTGGCTTCAGGTTCACCGAGTCCGGGCCGGCGCCGCGCCGGATCTACGCCGACTACCTGGCCGACCGCCTGGCTCAGGCCGCGCGGGAGGCGGCGGACGGCGTGAGCCTGGTCGAAGCCGACGGCGAGGTGGTCGACGTGGAAGCCGCCGCCGGCGGGCACTGCGTCGTCGTCGACCGGTTCTGCCTGCCCGGCGGCGATGCCGAGCCCGGGCGCGTGACTCTCCGGGCCGACCACGTCGTCATCGCGACGGGCTTGGAAGAACGGGACCTCCCCTTCGCGGCCGAGGTGGTGAACCACCCGGCCTTCGTGCGGCGCCCGTACTCCGAAGCGGGGGTTGCGCGCATCCTCGGCACCGGGCCGGACGCGACCGTCGTCATCATCGGCACGTTGCTCACCGCCTACGACGTGGCCGCGTTGCTGTTGCGGCGCGGGCACCGGGGAAAGATCGCCATGATCTCCCGCTCCGGCCGGATGCTGCGGACCTACCCGCCGGACCACCGGCACCGCGTTCTCGATCTGCCGGCGCCCCGGCTGCACCGCGAAGGCTACGAAGGCCGCCAGAACCTGCTTCTGCGCGTCGTGGCCGAATGGGAGCGGGCGTGTGCGATCGTCGCTCGCGAGCACCCCGACGTTCCGCCTTCGGTCGTGTCGGAACGGGTCTCGAAGTCGTGGGAGCCCCACCTGCCCGGGGTGCTGGCCCGGATCCCGTCCGCCGACCTGCGTGGGCTCCTGGACCAGTACGGGACGCTGCTGGCCACCCTGCGGGTCGGCGCGGTCGCCTACACGACGGAGATCGTGGACGCGGCGATCGACGGCGGCGGGCCGATCACCCTCGTCACGGGAAAGGTGGACCGGATCGCCGGCACCGAGGCAGGCACGCTGATGGTGTCGGTGGCCGGAGCGTCGTCGCCGCAAACCCTCGAAGCGGACCTGGTGATCTCGAACTTCGGACGGGAGCCAGACTACGGACGAACCGGGTCGGCGCTCTGGGCGGCGCTCCTGCGGAAGAAGATCGCCGTGCGGCACCGGCGTACCGGGCGCGGCGTGGAGGTCGACGGGTCCGGTGCCCTGCTCGGGCCGTCCGGGGTCCCGTCCGGTCCGGTCTCGGTGATCGGCGGTCCTCGGGAGGGCGACGAGATCGTCCGGAACGGCCGGGTCGGCGCGTTCACGTTCAACCTCGCCGCGATCAAGAACCATTCGGTCGGTGTCGCCGCGACCGTGCTGCGCCGGCTCGAATCCTGTTACGACGAACATGCCGGGAACTTGGCCGCGATCCTGATCGAAGATCCCGGCGCACGGGAGGCGTTCGCAGCTTCGGTCATGCTCGAGGTGCGCCGGATGACCGCCCGGGGTGGGCTCGATCGGGAAGCACTGGTGGACCGGCTCGAGGTAAGCCTGAAGTCGGTTCGTGACGCTGCTTCCGGCGGCGAGCTCCCTTGGCCCGATCGCGCTCTGCGAGCCGCCGTGAACACGACCGCCACGAGGAAGCTCAACGACCTGTCCGTGACGCCGCGCGAACTGCGGGGCCTGCTCGGCCTCGACGAGCCACTGGAAGCGTCCACATCGGACTGA